A region of Mastacembelus armatus unplaced genomic scaffold, fMasArm1.2, whole genome shotgun sequence DNA encodes the following proteins:
- the fbxo22 gene encoding F-box only protein 22, with product MGENEEFGFSLQDSKATYVLSNVAEVVERILTFVPTKSLLRVASVCRLWRNCARRVLRTQQQLTWVSASGASSTEVHALCSVLAEEVEKVFLLPKTVLAMVDCEAFSGQAYCYEQSKAKKSRHSPDTVEELKLLLPRGCDIMGISTPGIVLTPSGSSSSPPQEYQEGEAGFAVMFPSMEGVHIKPFHFCKSISPTALKEAGLVDNPELRVVLIFGYEAFNSGASRFLRQILKPLAESNAVIAGALVENVFSPPRDCCSAGAYGVVGLALSGPKVQGASVILDQELSDPKEVEATIRRLKAAKIPERNTVGFMFACVGRGQGYYNQANVEADAFHKVFPNTPLFGLFGNGEIGCDRIVKEDYTLYYRDILQHTYTTVMTLVHLG from the exons ATGGGCGAAAACGAAGAGTTTGGCTTTTCTCTACAAGACAGCAAAGCCACATACGTGCTCAGCAATGTTGCCGAAGTGGTTGAACGAATTCTGACGTTCGTACCGACCAAGTCGCTTCTCCGCGTCGCTAG TGTGTGCCGGCTGTGGAGGAACTGTGCCCGCAGGGTGCTGAGgactcagcagcagctgacCTGGGTCTCGGCCAGTGGGGCGTCCAGCACTGAGGTCCATGCCCTCTGCAGCGTGCTGGCGGAGGAGGTGGAG aAAGTATTCCTCCTGCCTAAAACCGTTCTGGCAATGGTAGACTGTGAGGCCTTCAGTGGACAAGCTTATTGCTACGAACAGAGCAAAG CAAAAAAGAGTCGCCACAGTCCTGACACAGTTGAAGAACTGAAGCTGCTCCTCCCCAGAGGCTGTGACATCATGGGAATTTCCACACCAGGCATAGTCT TGACTCCCAGTGGGTCCAGCTCCAGCCCTCCTCAGGAGTACCAAGAGGGGGAAGCTGGTTTTGCTGTCATGTTCCCCAGCATGGAAGGTGTCCACATCAAGCCCTTTCACTTCTGCAAGTCCATCTCCCCTACAGCCTTGAAAGAAGCAG GACTAGTTGACAACCCAGAACTGCGTGTGGTGCTAATTTTTGGGTATGAGGCATTTAATTCTGGAGCCTCACGCTTCCTCAGACAGATACTAAAGCCACTGGCTGAGAGCAACGCCGTAATCGCTGGAGCACTGGTGGAAAatgtcttctctcctcccagAGACTG CTGTAGTGCGGGTGCATACGGTGTGGTGGGCCTCGCCCTCAGCGGCCCTAAGGTGCAGGGGGCATCTGTGATCTTGGACCAAGAACTCAGCGACCCAAAGGAGGTTGAAGCCACAATCCGGCGTTTGAAGGCAGCCAAAATTCCTGAGAGGAACACCGTGGGTTTCATGTTTGCCTGTGTAGGCAGAGGCCAGGGTTACTACAACCAGGCCAATGTAGAGGCCGACGCCTTCCACAAGGTGTTTCCCAACACCCCGCTCTTCGGCCTGTTCGGCAACGGTGAGATCGGCTGTGACCGAATTGTTAAAGAAGACTACACGCTGTACTACAGAGACATTCTGCAGCACACGTACACCACGGTCATGACTCTGGTCCATCTAGGCTGA
- the LOC113146396 gene encoding tropomyosin alpha-4 chain-like isoform X5, which yields MAGGSSVEAVKKKIKSLQEQADVAEERAAMLQRELNRERSAREAAEGDVASLNRRIQLVEEELDRAQERLATALTKLEEAEKAADESERGMKVIENRAMKDEEKMELQEIQLKEAKHIAEEADRKYEEVARKLVIIESDLERTEERAELSESKCSELEEELKTVQNNLKSLEAQAEKYSQKEDKYEEEIKVLTDKLKEAETRAEFAERSVAKLEKSIDDLEDKLRRAKEEGLSIKQVLDQTLMEMVNF from the exons ATGGCCGGTGGGAGCTCTGTGGAAGctgtgaagaagaaaatcaaGTCGCTGCAGGAGCAGGCCGATGTGGCGGAGGAACGGGCGGCGATGCTACAGCGGGAGCTGAACCGGGAGAGGAGTGCGAGGGAGGCT GCTGAGGGTGATGTGGCCTCCTTGAACAGACGCATCCAGCTGGTTGAGGAGGAGCTGGACCGGGCTCAGGAGCGTCTGGCGACAGCCCTGACCAAGCTGGAGGAAGCTGAGAAGGCTGCTGATGAGAGCGAGAG AGGCATGAAGGTCATTGAGAACAGGGCAATGAAGGACGAGGAGAAGATGGAGCTGCAGGAGATCCAGCTGAAAGAGGCCAAACACATCGCTGAGGAGGCTGACCGCAAATACGAGGAG GTGGCTCGTAAGCTGGTGATCATTGAGAGCGACTTGGAACGTACAGAGGAACGTGCTGAGCTGTCTGAGAG TAAATGTTCTGAGCTTGAAGAGGAACTGAAAACTGTGCAGAACAACCTGAAGTCTCTGGAGGCCCAGGCAGAGAAG TACTCACAGAAGGAGGACAAGTACGAGGAGGAGATCAAGGTTTTGACAGATAAGCTGAAGGAG GCCGAGACCCGTGCCGAGTTTGCAGAGAGATCAGTGGCCAAGCTTGAGAAGTCCATTGATGACCTGGAGG ATAAACTCAGACGTGCTAAAGAAGAGGGCCTGAGCATAAAGCAGGTGCTGGATCAGACTCTAATGGAGATGGTTAACTTTTGA
- the LOC113146396 gene encoding tropomyosin alpha-1 chain-like isoform X2 — translation MDAIKKKMQMLKLDKENALDRAEQAESDKKAAEDRSKQLEDDLVALQKKLKATEDELDKYSEALKDAQEKLELAEKKATDAEGDVASLNRRIQLVEEELDRAQERLATALTKLEEAEKAADESERGMKVIENRAMKDEEKMELQEIQLKEAKHIAEEADRKYEEVARKLVIIESDLERTEERAELSESKCSELEEELKTVQNNLKSLEAQAEKYSQKEDKYEEEIKVLTDKLKEAETRAEFAERSVAKLEKSIDDLEDKLRRAKEEGLSIKQVLDQTLMEMVNF, via the exons ATGGATGCCAtcaagaagaagatgcagatgCTCAAGCTCGACAAGGAGAACGCCTTGGACAGGGCTGAGCAGGCTGAGTCAGACAAGAAGGCAGCTGAGGACAGGAGCAAACAG CTTGAGGATGACCTGGTGGCACTGCAGAAGAAGCTGAAGGCGACTGAGGATGAGTTGGACAAATACTCTGAAGCACTGAAGGATGcccaggagaagctggagctcGCTGAGAAGAAAGCCACAGAT GCTGAGGGTGATGTGGCCTCCTTGAACAGACGCATCCAGCTGGTTGAGGAGGAGCTGGACCGGGCTCAGGAGCGTCTGGCGACAGCCCTGACCAAGCTGGAGGAAGCTGAGAAGGCTGCTGATGAGAGCGAGAG AGGCATGAAGGTCATTGAGAACAGGGCAATGAAGGACGAGGAGAAGATGGAGCTGCAGGAGATCCAGCTGAAAGAGGCCAAACACATCGCTGAGGAGGCTGACCGCAAATACGAGGAG GTGGCTCGTAAGCTGGTGATCATTGAGAGCGACTTGGAACGTACAGAGGAACGTGCTGAGCTGTCTGAGAG TAAATGTTCTGAGCTTGAAGAGGAACTGAAAACTGTGCAGAACAACCTGAAGTCTCTGGAGGCCCAGGCAGAGAAG TACTCACAGAAGGAGGACAAGTACGAGGAGGAGATCAAGGTTTTGACAGATAAGCTGAAGGAG GCCGAGACCCGTGCCGAGTTTGCAGAGAGATCAGTGGCCAAGCTTGAGAAGTCCATTGATGACCTGGAGG ATAAACTCAGACGTGCTAAAGAAGAGGGCCTGAGCATAAAGCAGGTGCTGGATCAGACTCTAATGGAGATGGTTAACTTTTGA
- the LOC113146396 gene encoding tropomyosin alpha-4 chain-like isoform X6, translating to MAGGSSVEAVKKKIKSLQEQADVAEERAAMLQRELNRERSAREAAEGDVASLNRRIQLVEEELDRAQERLATALTKLEEAEKAADESERGMKVIENRAMKDEEKMELQEIQLKEAKHIAEEADRKYEEVARKLVIIESDLERTEERAELSESKCSELEEELKTVQNNLKSLEAQAEKYSQKEDKYEEEIKVLTDKLKEAETRAEFAERSVAKLEKSIDDLEDHLYKQLEKNRLLTNELRVALNEV from the exons ATGGCCGGTGGGAGCTCTGTGGAAGctgtgaagaagaaaatcaaGTCGCTGCAGGAGCAGGCCGATGTGGCGGAGGAACGGGCGGCGATGCTACAGCGGGAGCTGAACCGGGAGAGGAGTGCGAGGGAGGCT GCTGAGGGTGATGTGGCCTCCTTGAACAGACGCATCCAGCTGGTTGAGGAGGAGCTGGACCGGGCTCAGGAGCGTCTGGCGACAGCCCTGACCAAGCTGGAGGAAGCTGAGAAGGCTGCTGATGAGAGCGAGAG AGGCATGAAGGTCATTGAGAACAGGGCAATGAAGGACGAGGAGAAGATGGAGCTGCAGGAGATCCAGCTGAAAGAGGCCAAACACATCGCTGAGGAGGCTGACCGCAAATACGAGGAG GTGGCTCGTAAGCTGGTGATCATTGAGAGCGACTTGGAACGTACAGAGGAACGTGCTGAGCTGTCTGAGAG TAAATGTTCTGAGCTTGAAGAGGAACTGAAAACTGTGCAGAACAACCTGAAGTCTCTGGAGGCCCAGGCAGAGAAG TACTCACAGAAGGAGGACAAGTACGAGGAGGAGATCAAGGTTTTGACAGATAAGCTGAAGGAG GCCGAGACCCGTGCCGAGTTTGCAGAGAGATCAGTGGCCAAGCTTGAGAAGTCCATTGATGACCTGGAGG ACCATCTATACAAGCAGCTTGAGAAAAACCGTCTTCTGACCAATGAACTGAGAGTTGCCTTAAACGAGGTGTAA
- the LOC113146396 gene encoding tropomyosin alpha-1 chain-like isoform X3, which yields MDAIKKKMQMLKLDKENALDRAEQAESDKKAAEDRSKQLEDDLVALQKKLKATEDELDKYSEALKDAQEKLELAEKKATDAEGDVASLNRRIQLVEEELDRAQERLATALTKLEEAEKAADESERGMKVIENRAMKDEEKMELQEIQLKEAKHIAEEADRKYEEVARKLVIIESDLERTEERAELSESKCSELEEELKTVQNNLKSLEAQAEKYSQKEDKYEEEIKVLTDKLKEAETRAEFAERSVAKLEKSIDDLEDHLYKQLEKNRLLTNELRVALNEV from the exons ATGGATGCCAtcaagaagaagatgcagatgCTCAAGCTCGACAAGGAGAACGCCTTGGACAGGGCTGAGCAGGCTGAGTCAGACAAGAAGGCAGCTGAGGACAGGAGCAAACAG CTTGAGGATGACCTGGTGGCACTGCAGAAGAAGCTGAAGGCGACTGAGGATGAGTTGGACAAATACTCTGAAGCACTGAAGGATGcccaggagaagctggagctcGCTGAGAAGAAAGCCACAGAT GCTGAGGGTGATGTGGCCTCCTTGAACAGACGCATCCAGCTGGTTGAGGAGGAGCTGGACCGGGCTCAGGAGCGTCTGGCGACAGCCCTGACCAAGCTGGAGGAAGCTGAGAAGGCTGCTGATGAGAGCGAGAG AGGCATGAAGGTCATTGAGAACAGGGCAATGAAGGACGAGGAGAAGATGGAGCTGCAGGAGATCCAGCTGAAAGAGGCCAAACACATCGCTGAGGAGGCTGACCGCAAATACGAGGAG GTGGCTCGTAAGCTGGTGATCATTGAGAGCGACTTGGAACGTACAGAGGAACGTGCTGAGCTGTCTGAGAG TAAATGTTCTGAGCTTGAAGAGGAACTGAAAACTGTGCAGAACAACCTGAAGTCTCTGGAGGCCCAGGCAGAGAAG TACTCACAGAAGGAGGACAAGTACGAGGAGGAGATCAAGGTTTTGACAGATAAGCTGAAGGAG GCCGAGACCCGTGCCGAGTTTGCAGAGAGATCAGTGGCCAAGCTTGAGAAGTCCATTGATGACCTGGAGG ACCATCTATACAAGCAGCTTGAGAAAAACCGTCTTCTGACCAATGAACTGAGAGTTGCCTTAAACGAGGTGTAA
- the LOC113146396 gene encoding tropomyosin alpha-1 chain-like isoform X1 — protein MDAIKKKMQMLKLDKENALDRAEQAESDKKAAEDRSKQLEDDLVALQKKLKATEDELDKYSEALKDAQEKLELAEKKATDAEGDVASLNRRIQLVEEELDRAQERLATALTKLEEAEKAADESERGMKVIENRAMKDEEKMELQEIQLKEAKHIAEEADRKYEEVARKLVIIESDLERTEERAELSESKCSELEEELKTVQNNLKSLEAQAEKYSQKEDKYEEEIKVLTDKLKEAETRAEFAERSVAKLEKSIDDLEDELYAQKLKYKAISEELDHALNDMTSI, from the exons ATGGATGCCAtcaagaagaagatgcagatgCTCAAGCTCGACAAGGAGAACGCCTTGGACAGGGCTGAGCAGGCTGAGTCAGACAAGAAGGCAGCTGAGGACAGGAGCAAACAG CTTGAGGATGACCTGGTGGCACTGCAGAAGAAGCTGAAGGCGACTGAGGATGAGTTGGACAAATACTCTGAAGCACTGAAGGATGcccaggagaagctggagctcGCTGAGAAGAAAGCCACAGAT GCTGAGGGTGATGTGGCCTCCTTGAACAGACGCATCCAGCTGGTTGAGGAGGAGCTGGACCGGGCTCAGGAGCGTCTGGCGACAGCCCTGACCAAGCTGGAGGAAGCTGAGAAGGCTGCTGATGAGAGCGAGAG AGGCATGAAGGTCATTGAGAACAGGGCAATGAAGGACGAGGAGAAGATGGAGCTGCAGGAGATCCAGCTGAAAGAGGCCAAACACATCGCTGAGGAGGCTGACCGCAAATACGAGGAG GTGGCTCGTAAGCTGGTGATCATTGAGAGCGACTTGGAACGTACAGAGGAACGTGCTGAGCTGTCTGAGAG TAAATGTTCTGAGCTTGAAGAGGAACTGAAAACTGTGCAGAACAACCTGAAGTCTCTGGAGGCCCAGGCAGAGAAG TACTCACAGAAGGAGGACAAGTACGAGGAGGAGATCAAGGTTTTGACAGATAAGCTGAAGGAG GCCGAGACCCGTGCCGAGTTTGCAGAGAGATCAGTGGCCAAGCTTGAGAAGTCCATTGATGACCTGGAGG ATGAGCTGTACGCCCAGAAACTGAAGTACAAGGCCATCAGCGAGGAGCTGGACCACGCCCTCAACGACATGACGTCCAT CTAA
- the LOC113146396 gene encoding tropomyosin alpha-1 chain-like isoform X4: protein MAGGSSVEAVKKKIKSLQEQADVAEERAAMLQRELNRERSAREAAEGDVASLNRRIQLVEEELDRAQERLATALTKLEEAEKAADESERGMKVIENRAMKDEEKMELQEIQLKEAKHIAEEADRKYEEVARKLVIIESDLERTEERAELSESKCSELEEELKTVQNNLKSLEAQAEKYSQKEDKYEEEIKVLTDKLKEAETRAEFAERSVAKLEKSIDDLEDELYAQKLKYKAISEELDHALNDMTSM, encoded by the exons ATGGCCGGTGGGAGCTCTGTGGAAGctgtgaagaagaaaatcaaGTCGCTGCAGGAGCAGGCCGATGTGGCGGAGGAACGGGCGGCGATGCTACAGCGGGAGCTGAACCGGGAGAGGAGTGCGAGGGAGGCT GCTGAGGGTGATGTGGCCTCCTTGAACAGACGCATCCAGCTGGTTGAGGAGGAGCTGGACCGGGCTCAGGAGCGTCTGGCGACAGCCCTGACCAAGCTGGAGGAAGCTGAGAAGGCTGCTGATGAGAGCGAGAG AGGCATGAAGGTCATTGAGAACAGGGCAATGAAGGACGAGGAGAAGATGGAGCTGCAGGAGATCCAGCTGAAAGAGGCCAAACACATCGCTGAGGAGGCTGACCGCAAATACGAGGAG GTGGCTCGTAAGCTGGTGATCATTGAGAGCGACTTGGAACGTACAGAGGAACGTGCTGAGCTGTCTGAGAG TAAATGTTCTGAGCTTGAAGAGGAACTGAAAACTGTGCAGAACAACCTGAAGTCTCTGGAGGCCCAGGCAGAGAAG TACTCACAGAAGGAGGACAAGTACGAGGAGGAGATCAAGGTTTTGACAGATAAGCTGAAGGAG GCCGAGACCCGTGCCGAGTTTGCAGAGAGATCAGTGGCCAAGCTTGAGAAGTCCATTGATGACCTGGAGG ATGAGCTGTACGCCCAGAAACTGAAGTACAAGGCCATCAGCGAGGAGCTGGACCACGCCCTCAACGACATGACGTCCATGTAA